One Beggiatoa leptomitoformis DNA segment encodes these proteins:
- a CDS encoding diguanylate cyclase domain-containing protein gives MSETPTILIVDDVPANVGVLFDFLSSNGFEVLVARNGESALQIIETARPHLILLDIMMPGIDGFETCRRIKANKTTNEIPVIFMTALTDIVDKVKGFKLGAVDYVTKPFHQEEVLARVSTHLKIHYLQTELQDKNKELQEKEAALQKANKELADLVSQDGLTQIANRRRFDEYLQLQWAQMLRVNYPLTLMMCDVDFFKNYNDEYGHQAGDECLKQIATALTQCVKRSVDLVARYGGEEFALILPNTNQEGAMRIAEMIHQAIAQRQITHKKSKIANFITLSIGISSVIPTTENNPHLLISVADKALYRAKEQGRNQTVFQTFEIPPPL, from the coding sequence ATGTCAGAAACTCCTACTATTTTAATTGTTGACGATGTCCCTGCTAATGTAGGGGTCTTATTTGATTTTCTATCTAGCAACGGCTTTGAAGTACTGGTTGCGCGCAATGGTGAAAGTGCGTTACAAATTATAGAAACAGCACGTCCACATTTGATTCTACTAGATATAATGATGCCAGGCATTGACGGGTTTGAAACTTGTCGACGGATTAAAGCCAACAAAACAACCAATGAAATCCCTGTTATTTTTATGACTGCATTAACGGATATTGTGGATAAAGTTAAAGGCTTTAAGTTAGGTGCTGTTGATTATGTCACAAAACCGTTTCACCAAGAAGAAGTGCTTGCGAGGGTGAGTACACATCTAAAAATCCACTACTTACAAACAGAACTACAAGATAAAAATAAAGAATTACAAGAAAAAGAAGCCGCTCTGCAAAAAGCAAATAAAGAATTAGCCGATTTAGTTAGCCAAGATGGACTCACACAAATCGCCAACCGCCGACGTTTTGACGAATATTTACAACTCCAATGGGCGCAAATGTTAAGAGTTAATTATCCTTTAACATTAATGATGTGTGATGTTGATTTTTTTAAAAACTACAATGATGAATATGGACATCAAGCCGGTGACGAATGTTTAAAACAAATTGCAACCGCACTAACGCAATGTGTCAAACGTTCTGTTGACCTAGTCGCGCGGTATGGTGGAGAAGAGTTTGCATTAATTCTTCCTAATACAAATCAAGAAGGTGCAATGCGTATTGCTGAAATGATACACCAAGCCATAGCACAACGACAGATAACACATAAAAAATCAAAAATTGCGAATTTTATCACCCTAAGTATTGGGATTAGCAGCGTTATTCCAACAACAGAGAACAATCCACATTTGTTAATTTCTGTTGCAGATAAAGCCTTATATCGCGCAAAAGAACAAGGCAGAAACCAAACTGTTTTTCAGACGTTTGAAATACCTCCCCCTTTATAA
- the gltX gene encoding glutamate--tRNA ligase, producing the protein MTVRTRFAPSPTGYLHVGGVRTALYSWLYARQHHGEFMLRIEDTDRERSTEEAVQVILEGMAWCGLNHDGDIPYQTHRFDRYKQVIQQLLADGKAYYCYCSKEEVEQMRIEQTARKEKPRYNGYWRDRQETPPAGVQPVVRFKNPLTGDVVFEDMIKGKITVSNTELDDLVIARADGTPTYNFCVVVDDWDMGITHVIRGDDHVNNTPRQINILQSLGAQIPHYAHVPMILGNDGQRLSKRHGAVSVMNYKDEGYLPEALLNYLIRLGWANGDQEIFSIDEMLALFKIENVNGAPSAFNTDKLLWLNQHYIKTGNPEKIAEHLVHQFQLLGIDPQNGVALPRVVTALAERAKTLREMAESSRMFYVELVEYDMPAVQKHLTPDTKITLNTLHDQLAMLTTWQAEPIHAAIHQVAEQLGLKLGKVAQPLRVAVTGSTMSPSIDVTVELIGQERTLKRLQQAITFIP; encoded by the coding sequence ATGACCGTTCGCACACGTTTTGCCCCCAGCCCCACCGGTTATTTACATGTCGGTGGTGTTCGCACTGCTTTATATTCTTGGCTTTATGCCCGTCAACATCACGGGGAGTTTATGCTAAGAATTGAAGACACTGACCGAGAACGCTCCACTGAAGAAGCCGTACAAGTCATTTTAGAAGGAATGGCATGGTGTGGTTTAAATCACGATGGCGATATTCCCTATCAAACACATCGTTTTGACCGTTATAAACAAGTGATTCAACAATTACTTGCTGATGGTAAAGCCTATTACTGCTACTGCTCTAAAGAAGAAGTAGAGCAAATGCGCATAGAACAAACCGCACGGAAAGAAAAACCACGTTATAACGGCTATTGGCGCGACCGTCAAGAAACGCCGCCTGCTGGTGTACAACCGGTTGTCCGTTTTAAAAATCCATTAACGGGCGATGTGGTATTCGAGGATATGATTAAAGGAAAAATCACCGTTAGCAATACTGAATTAGATGATTTAGTCATTGCGCGGGCGGATGGAACACCAACATATAATTTCTGTGTGGTGGTGGATGATTGGGATATGGGTATTACCCATGTGATTCGGGGTGATGACCATGTGAATAATACCCCGCGCCAAATTAATATTTTACAGTCATTAGGTGCGCAAATCCCGCATTATGCCCATGTCCCCATGATTCTTGGTAACGATGGACAACGCTTATCAAAACGTCATGGCGCGGTCAGCGTGATGAATTACAAAGATGAGGGTTATTTACCAGAAGCTTTGTTGAATTATCTTATCCGCTTAGGGTGGGCTAATGGTGATCAGGAAATATTTTCTATTGATGAGATGTTGGCATTATTTAAAATCGAGAATGTGAATGGCGCACCATCTGCCTTTAATACCGATAAATTGTTATGGCTAAATCAGCATTATATTAAAACAGGCAACCCTGAAAAAATTGCCGAACATTTAGTACATCAATTTCAGCTATTGGGCATAGACCCACAAAATGGGGTTGCTTTGCCGCGTGTCGTTACTGCGTTAGCCGAGCGGGCAAAAACCTTACGCGAAATGGCAGAAAGTAGCCGCATGTTCTATGTTGAGTTAGTAGAATATGACATGCCCGCCGTACAAAAACATTTAACGCCCGATACGAAAATCACCTTAAATACATTACATGACCAATTAGCCATGCTCACAACTTGGCAGGCAGAGCCAATACATGCAGCTATTCATCAGGTTGCGGAGCAACTGGGTTTAAAACTTGGTAAGGTGGCACAACCTTTGCGGGTTGCGGTAACAGGTAGCACTATGTCACCTTCTATTGATGTGACGGTGGAACTCATTGGACAAGAAAGAACGTTAAAACGGCTACAACAAGCCATTACTTTCATACCCTAG
- the pyrC gene encoding dihydroorotase, with protein MTQITLTQPDDWHLHVRDGVAMASVISATARCFARAVIMPNLKPPITTLAQAEAYRQRICSALPEGATFQPLMALYLTDNTNPDEIVRLKASEQVVAIKYYPAGATTNSESGVTDLRKVWHLLETMQQYDVPLLIHGEVTTASVDVFDREKIFIEHILDPIIQAFPALRIVLEHITTLEAVEYISAQADNIAATITAHHLLMNRNDLFNGGVRPHHYCLPILKREQHRQALLQAASSGTPKFFLGTDSAPHARHTKETTCGCAGMFTAPAALELYAEAFEQVNALDKLEGFASFYGADFYRLPRNKRTVTLKKQAWQMPTHWAFGNDEVVPLRAGETIQWQLITG; from the coding sequence ATGACACAGATTACTTTAACCCAACCGGATGACTGGCATTTACATGTCCGTGATGGTGTCGCAATGGCTTCTGTTATCTCTGCAACAGCACGGTGTTTCGCTCGGGCAGTTATTATGCCAAATTTAAAGCCACCAATTACAACCCTTGCACAAGCAGAAGCCTATCGACAACGCATTTGTAGTGCGTTACCTGAAGGGGCAACGTTCCAACCATTGATGGCTTTATATCTGACGGATAACACCAATCCCGATGAAATTGTACGGTTAAAAGCAAGCGAACAGGTTGTTGCTATTAAGTATTACCCAGCGGGTGCAACCACTAATTCGGAATCGGGCGTTACAGATTTGCGTAAGGTTTGGCATTTGTTAGAAACCATGCAACAGTATGATGTCCCTCTCTTAATTCATGGGGAAGTCACAACTGCCAGCGTTGACGTGTTTGATAGAGAAAAAATATTTATTGAACATATTCTTGACCCAATTATTCAAGCCTTTCCCGCTTTACGCATTGTGTTGGAACATATTACTACATTGGAAGCCGTCGAATATATTAGTGCGCAAGCTGACAATATCGCGGCAACCATTACGGCGCATCATTTATTGATGAATCGTAATGACTTATTCAATGGTGGCGTACGCCCACATCATTATTGCCTACCTATCCTAAAACGAGAACAACACCGTCAAGCCTTACTCCAAGCGGCAAGTAGTGGCACGCCTAAATTCTTTTTAGGGACTGATAGCGCGCCCCACGCCCGTCATACAAAAGAAACAACCTGTGGATGTGCCGGAATGTTTACCGCCCCCGCCGCGTTAGAATTGTATGCAGAAGCCTTTGAACAGGTGAATGCGCTGGATAAATTAGAGGGATTTGCCAGTTTTTATGGAGCAGATTTTTATCGGTTACCACGTAATAAACGCACAGTAACCTTAAAAAAACAGGCTTGGCAAATGCCTACCCATTGGGCATTTGGTAATGATGAAGTTGTTCCTTTGCGTGCCGGTGAAACTATTCAATGGCAGTTAATAACAGGTTGA
- a CDS encoding DUF7682 family zinc-binding protein — MAKKTFPCGHKGLGQYCHKCQQSSIEHNNQEAIRHEKQIWEQQFKTDAIDLRKLPHKNLVIKARAILVAIKEGQAYQVFNGKRMNYDRHIVSVPIDNDYRILFKDDKDGLVPVVVLSHEEYNTKKPGASKI; from the coding sequence ATGGCAAAAAAGACATTTCCTTGTGGACATAAAGGCTTAGGACAGTACTGTCATAAATGCCAACAATCCTCAATAGAACACAACAATCAAGAAGCAATCAGGCATGAAAAACAAATTTGGGAACAACAATTCAAAACAGATGCGATTGATTTACGCAAATTACCTCATAAGAACTTAGTTATTAAAGCACGCGCTATTTTAGTCGCGATTAAAGAAGGTCAAGCCTATCAGGTATTCAATGGTAAGCGCATGAACTATGACAGACACATTGTGTCTGTGCCTATTGATAATGATTATCGTATTTTATTTAAGGATGACAAAGATGGTTTAGTGCCTGTTGTTGTACTTTCTCATGAAGAGTACAACACGAAAAAACCGGGTGCATCAAAAATATAA
- the rnt gene encoding ribonuclease T produces MYNPLIAKRFRGFLPIVVDVETAGFDPKRDALLEIAAVTLDVDEKGFWQRGETHACHVQPFEGANLDAAALAFTGIDPYHPFRLALSEEDALHKVFKPIREAVKAQKCSRAVLVGHNAAFDLSFINAATERTNTKRNPFHPFSAFDTATLGGLAFGQTVLARAVQMAGFDWDNDQAHSAIYDAERTADLFCAIVNLWDIKIGVRTRNEQ; encoded by the coding sequence GTGTATAATCCATTAATTGCAAAAAGATTTCGTGGTTTTTTACCTATCGTTGTCGATGTGGAAACCGCAGGGTTTGACCCTAAACGAGACGCGCTATTAGAAATTGCGGCTGTCACATTAGATGTTGATGAAAAAGGTTTTTGGCAACGGGGGGAAACTCATGCGTGTCATGTACAACCGTTTGAAGGGGCTAATTTAGATGCTGCCGCGCTCGCTTTTACAGGTATAGATCCATATCATCCCTTTCGTTTAGCATTGTCTGAAGAGGATGCTTTACATAAAGTATTTAAGCCGATTCGTGAGGCCGTTAAAGCGCAAAAATGCTCCCGTGCGGTGTTAGTAGGGCATAATGCGGCGTTTGATTTAAGTTTTATTAATGCCGCAACGGAACGAACTAATACTAAACGCAATCCTTTTCACCCCTTTAGTGCCTTTGATACAGCAACACTAGGCGGTTTAGCATTTGGACAAACCGTATTAGCCCGCGCGGTGCAGATGGCAGGATTTGACTGGGACAACGACCAAGCCCATTCGGCAATTTATGACGCAGAACGAACAGCAGATTTATTTTGTGCTATCGTCAACTTGTGGGACATAAAAATTGGGGTTAGAACCCGCAATGAACAATGA
- the ubiD gene encoding 4-hydroxy-3-polyprenylbenzoate decarboxylase, giving the protein MRYQDLRDFTRQLEKQGELKHIRLEIDPCLEMTEICDRTLRAAGAALIFDKPKGYKIPVLANLFGTPKRVALGMGQESVSNLREVGKLLAFLKEPDPPKGVRDLFNKLPLFKQVLNMPAKVIQNPPCQENIIAGDAVDLSQLPIQTCWPLDAAPLITWGLVITKGPHKVRQNLGIYRQQVIGRNKVIMRWLSHRGGALDYLEWKNAHPTEPFPIAVALGADPATTLGAVTPVPDSLSEYAFAGLLRGKRTIVARCMTHDLQVPATAEFILEGYIYPNETAPEGPFGDHTGYYNEVDHFPVFTIERITHRHNPIYHSTYTGRPPDEPAILGVALNEVFVPILQKQFPEITDFYLPPEGCSYRMAIVSIRKQYAGHAKRVMFGVWSFLRQFMYTKFVIITDDDINVRDWQDVIWAMTTRMDPVRDTTLVENTPIDYLDFASPISGLGGKIGFDATNKWQGETQREWGRPITMTDTVKQRVDAIWKDLGI; this is encoded by the coding sequence ATGCGTTATCAAGATTTGCGTGATTTTACTCGCCAATTAGAAAAACAAGGCGAACTAAAGCATATTCGCCTAGAAATAGACCCCTGTTTAGAAATGACAGAAATCTGTGACCGTACACTACGAGCCGCAGGAGCTGCACTGATTTTTGACAAGCCCAAAGGCTATAAAATTCCCGTGTTAGCCAATCTATTTGGCACACCTAAACGGGTTGCATTAGGCATGGGACAAGAATCTGTTAGCAATTTGCGCGAAGTTGGCAAACTCTTAGCCTTTCTTAAAGAACCAGACCCACCCAAAGGAGTACGTGATTTATTCAACAAACTGCCTTTATTTAAACAAGTGTTGAATATGCCCGCGAAAGTTATACAAAATCCTCCCTGCCAAGAAAATATAATAGCAGGGGATGCGGTAGATTTAAGCCAATTACCCATTCAAACCTGCTGGCCTTTAGATGCGGCTCCGCTCATTACATGGGGATTAGTCATTACCAAAGGGCCGCATAAAGTTCGTCAAAACTTAGGTATTTATCGCCAACAAGTGATTGGACGCAATAAAGTGATTATGCGCTGGCTATCTCATCGCGGCGGTGCGTTGGATTATTTAGAATGGAAAAATGCACATCCAACTGAACCGTTTCCCATTGCAGTCGCGCTAGGAGCAGACCCTGCGACAACATTAGGTGCAGTTACCCCTGTACCTGATAGCTTATCCGAATATGCTTTTGCAGGCTTATTGCGCGGTAAACGCACCATTGTTGCCCGCTGTATGACGCATGATTTACAAGTACCCGCCACCGCCGAATTTATCTTAGAAGGTTATATTTACCCGAATGAAACTGCCCCCGAAGGGCCTTTCGGTGACCACACGGGTTATTATAATGAGGTCGACCATTTTCCCGTATTTACTATAGAACGCATTACCCACCGCCATAATCCTATTTATCACAGCACTTACACAGGGCGACCACCCGATGAACCTGCGATTTTAGGCGTGGCTTTAAACGAAGTATTTGTGCCTATTCTGCAAAAACAATTTCCTGAAATTACTGATTTTTACCTTCCGCCAGAAGGGTGTTCTTACCGCATGGCGATTGTCAGTATAAGAAAGCAATATGCAGGACATGCTAAGCGCGTTATGTTTGGCGTATGGTCATTCTTGCGCCAATTTATGTACACCAAATTTGTGATTATTACCGATGATGATATTAATGTGCGAGATTGGCAGGATGTGATTTGGGCAATGACAACCCGCATGGACCCTGTGCGCGATACAACCTTAGTTGAAAATACGCCAATAGATTATTTAGATTTCGCCTCGCCCATCTCAGGCTTGGGTGGCAAAATAGGGTTTGATGCAACCAATAAATGGCAAGGTGAAACGCAACGAGAATGGGGTCGTCCTATTACCATGACGGACACGGTTAAACAACGGGTTGATGCTATATGGAAAGACTTGGGTATTTAA
- a CDS encoding sensor histidine kinase yields MLNKELPNILIVDDVPANVGILFEFLSENGFEVLVARNGENALQIAESIHPNLILLDIMMPGIDGFETCQYLKANPKTADIPVIFMTALADTVDKIKGLELGAVDYVTKPFHQEEVLARINTHLTIRQLQQQLEINNAELAAKNRALHEKNSELDAFAHTVAHDLKNPLSAIIGLTDLLLNTNTQLSPQALNYLKIMFKTGEKMVDIINGLLLLARISKEQVQQEPLNMQVIVESVQHRLMQLFLSHQGQIILPERWETAVGYPQWVEEVWANYMSNALKYGGKPPCLELGSTREGNFVRFWVKDNGNGLTAEAQSKLFAAFSRVTTGTEEGHGLGLSIVQRIINKLGGEIGVESELNKGSTFYFTLPTQAHAKTQGNNT; encoded by the coding sequence ATGTTAAATAAAGAATTACCTAATATTTTAATCGTTGATGATGTACCCGCAAACGTAGGGATTTTGTTTGAATTTCTCAGCGAAAATGGGTTTGAAGTATTAGTTGCACGTAATGGCGAAAATGCCTTGCAAATTGCTGAATCTATTCATCCTAATCTCATTCTATTAGACATCATGATGCCCGGTATTGATGGTTTTGAAACCTGTCAATATTTAAAAGCCAATCCAAAAACAGCCGATATCCCCGTTATTTTTATGACGGCCTTAGCGGATACTGTTGATAAAATCAAAGGCTTGGAGTTAGGCGCAGTAGATTATGTCACCAAGCCTTTTCATCAAGAGGAAGTGCTAGCACGTATTAATACCCATTTAACTATCCGCCAACTACAACAACAATTAGAAATAAATAATGCTGAGTTAGCCGCGAAAAACCGTGCATTACACGAAAAAAATAGCGAGTTAGATGCGTTTGCACATACAGTTGCCCATGATTTAAAAAACCCGCTTAGTGCAATAATTGGACTAACAGATTTACTCTTAAATACCAACACGCAACTCAGCCCCCAAGCCTTAAATTATTTGAAAATCATGTTTAAGACAGGGGAAAAAATGGTTGATATTATTAACGGTTTATTACTATTAGCCCGTATATCAAAAGAACAAGTACAACAAGAACCCCTTAATATGCAGGTAATTGTAGAAAGTGTTCAACATCGCCTAATGCAACTTTTTCTCAGTCATCAAGGACAAATTATATTGCCCGAGCGATGGGAAACCGCTGTTGGCTATCCACAATGGGTTGAAGAAGTCTGGGCAAATTACATGAGTAATGCTTTAAAATATGGTGGAAAACCACCCTGTTTAGAGCTAGGTTCGACACGTGAGGGGAATTTTGTGCGTTTTTGGGTAAAAGATAATGGGAATGGTTTAACCGCAGAAGCCCAAAGTAAATTATTCGCTGCTTTTTCGCGGGTTACGACAGGGACAGAAGAAGGACACGGTTTAGGTTTATCCATCGTGCAACGAATTATTAATAAATTAGGCGGGGAAATTGGCGTAGAAAGTGAGTTAAACAAAGGTAGCACCTTCTATTTTACCTTACCTACTCAAGCCCATGCTAAAACACAAGGAAACAATACGTAA
- a CDS encoding thermonuclease family protein has protein sequence MNTKKTLIEAKVTHVSDGDTLKADCNGLSITVRLDSIDAPEKAQPYGEEAKLALTALVLHKDVKIEQTAKDRYGRIVGKVFRGRTYVNEEMIKNGHAWFYVQYANEPEFQKLSEKAQHAKLGLWALPKAKRIPPWEWRKQKQEKSEAIQSAKASGTKRTWLPLTLAIIALAAVAGVAYLWITGKLTL, from the coding sequence ATGAATACAAAAAAAACATTAATAGAAGCAAAAGTCACTCATGTATCTGATGGCGATACTTTAAAAGCTGATTGTAATGGTTTATCTATTACTGTGCGTTTAGACAGCATTGATGCCCCAGAAAAAGCACAACCTTATGGCGAGGAAGCAAAACTTGCCTTAACTGCCTTAGTATTGCACAAAGACGTTAAGATTGAACAAACGGCAAAAGACCGTTATGGGCGTATTGTTGGCAAGGTATTTCGGGGGCGTACTTATGTAAATGAGGAAATGATTAAAAACGGTCATGCTTGGTTTTATGTGCAATATGCGAATGAACCCGAATTTCAAAAGTTATCGGAAAAAGCCCAACACGCTAAATTAGGATTGTGGGCATTGCCTAAGGCTAAACGTATTCCACCATGGGAATGGCGTAAGCAGAAGCAGGAAAAAAGCGAGGCTATTCAATCTGCTAAAGCATCTGGTACTAAGCGGACTTGGTTACCTTTAACACTAGCAATCATCGCTTTAGCAGCCGTAGCAGGGGTTGCTTATTTGTGGATAACGGGGAAATTGACGTTATAG
- a CDS encoding LytR/AlgR family response regulator transcription factor: protein MIKILIVDDEPLARLRLRALLVEIGIGEVVGEASNGREAVTIVNLCHPDIVLLDIRMPGMDGMEAARQISHLSPIPALIFTTAYGDHALEAFDQKAIDYLMKPIRRDRLEQALIRAKTLLNIEDDVNQPSFSPLKTKARSHISVKVRDELRMIPVIEIQYCSADQKYVVLHWTQGEALIGETLKELEQEFSGQFLRIHRGTLVAIVQISGLVKDQEGRHLIKLRTSNKLLEVSRRHLPTVRKVLKDMRLPCAI, encoded by the coding sequence ATGATAAAAATTCTCATTGTTGACGATGAACCGCTTGCACGGTTGCGGCTACGGGCATTGTTGGTAGAAATTGGGATAGGTGAGGTAGTCGGCGAAGCGAGCAATGGACGGGAAGCCGTTACCATTGTTAATTTATGTCATCCCGATATAGTCTTGCTTGATATTCGTATGCCCGGCATGGACGGCATGGAAGCGGCACGACAAATAAGTCACCTGTCTCCCATACCCGCGCTTATTTTTACTACCGCCTATGGTGACCATGCCCTAGAAGCGTTTGACCAGAAAGCCATTGATTATTTAATGAAGCCCATTCGACGCGACCGCTTAGAGCAAGCCTTAATTCGTGCCAAAACCTTATTAAATATTGAAGACGATGTGAATCAACCTTCTTTTTCACCGCTCAAAACCAAAGCACGTAGCCATATTAGCGTTAAAGTACGGGATGAATTACGGATGATTCCTGTGATTGAAATTCAATATTGCAGTGCTGACCAGAAATACGTTGTTTTACATTGGACGCAAGGAGAAGCCCTGATTGGGGAAACGCTAAAAGAGTTAGAACAAGAATTTAGCGGACAATTTCTACGAATTCATCGGGGTACTCTGGTTGCTATTGTACAAATTTCAGGTTTAGTCAAAGATCAGGAAGGAAGACACCTAATAAAATTACGCACATCCAATAAGTTATTAGAAGTAAGCCGACGACATCTTCCAACAGTCCGCAAAGTCTTAAAGGATATGCGATTACCTTGTGCAATCTAA